A genomic segment from Microbispora sp. ZYX-F-249 encodes:
- a CDS encoding type II toxin-antitoxin system RelE family toxin, with the protein MSPKRGDRVTVPPPDNEWDVRFGTSDAVKGWEELCRHALANTRRCLETLRADPRSRTDHERQHRLRGDLATHRHNGQDLEQWEFEVTSGGRVRYVIDDTAHTVWIVYASPRHPKDTDA; encoded by the coding sequence ATGAGTCCGAAGCGCGGAGACCGGGTCACAGTCCCGCCTCCTGACAACGAATGGGACGTACGGTTCGGCACGAGCGATGCGGTGAAGGGCTGGGAGGAACTATGCCGTCATGCCCTGGCCAACACGCGCCGATGCTTGGAGACGCTGCGCGCAGATCCACGCTCACGCACCGACCATGAGCGTCAGCATCGCCTGCGTGGCGACCTTGCGACTCATCGCCACAACGGACAGGACCTCGAGCAATGGGAGTTCGAGGTTACCAGCGGCGGGCGCGTGCGCTACGTGATCGATGACACCGCTCACACGGTATGGATCGTCTATGCCTCACCCCGTCATCCCAAGGACACCGATGCCTGA
- the msrA gene encoding peptide-methionine (S)-S-oxide reductase MsrA: MGWLFGTDKTTMVDPADALPGRAEVMPVATRHQVLGAPLAPPYPEGTEIAEFGLGCFWGAERKFWQTPGVVSTAVGYAGGYTPNPTYEEVCTGLTGHTEAVRVVFDPAEVTYEELLKVFWEAHDPTQGMRQGNDVGTQYRSAIYTHGPEQAKAAAASRDAYQEVLAKAGYGEITTEIAPAGEFYFAEDYHQQYLFKVPNGYCGIGGTGVSCPVGLTAGEA, encoded by the coding sequence ATGGGCTGGCTGTTCGGCACAGACAAGACGACGATGGTGGACCCCGCGGACGCGCTGCCGGGCCGGGCCGAGGTCATGCCGGTGGCCACCCGCCACCAGGTCCTCGGCGCGCCGCTGGCTCCGCCGTACCCCGAGGGCACGGAGATCGCCGAGTTCGGGCTGGGCTGCTTCTGGGGCGCCGAGCGCAAGTTCTGGCAGACCCCCGGGGTCGTCTCGACCGCCGTGGGCTACGCGGGCGGCTACACGCCGAACCCTACGTACGAGGAGGTCTGCACCGGCCTGACCGGGCACACCGAGGCCGTCCGGGTGGTCTTCGACCCGGCGGAGGTGACGTACGAGGAGCTCCTGAAGGTGTTCTGGGAGGCCCACGACCCGACCCAGGGCATGCGGCAGGGCAACGACGTCGGCACCCAGTATCGGTCGGCCATCTACACCCACGGCCCCGAGCAGGCCAAGGCGGCCGCGGCCTCCAGGGACGCGTACCAGGAGGTGCTCGCCAAGGCCGGATACGGCGAGATCACCACCGAGATCGCCCCCGCCGGTGAGTTCTACTTTGCGGAGGATTACCACCAGCAATACCTCTTCAAGGTGCCGAACGGCTACTGCGGCATCGGCGGCACCGGCGTCTCCTGCCCAGTGGGCCTGACCGCCGGCGAAGCCTGA
- the rarD gene encoding EamA family transporter RarD, with product MPDTRRGVLYGVAAYTMWGLFPLYWPLLKPSGAVEILAHRMVWSLVVVVAVLAVRRHWSWIRTMTRRQFLLLALAAVTVSVNWGVYIYAVNAGHVVESALGYFINPLVSVLFGVLVFRERLRRWQWIAVGLGALAVLILTLDYGRLPWIALVLAFSFGTYGLIKKAAGVGSAESLTIETLVLLLPALGYLLFLQADGTGTFANHGLGHALLLVTAGLITAVPLMLFTAAALRVPLTVIGLLQYIAPVLQFLCGVLIAHETMPASRWAGFVVVWLALSVFTWDSIRAARTSRQERTAAALETV from the coding sequence ATGCCTGATACGCGCCGTGGTGTCCTGTATGGCGTCGCCGCCTACACGATGTGGGGTCTGTTCCCTCTCTACTGGCCCCTGCTCAAGCCGTCCGGCGCCGTGGAGATCCTCGCCCACCGAATGGTCTGGTCTCTGGTCGTGGTGGTCGCGGTCCTCGCCGTACGCCGCCACTGGTCCTGGATCCGCACCATGACCCGCCGCCAATTCCTCCTCCTCGCCCTCGCGGCCGTCACGGTCTCGGTCAACTGGGGCGTCTACATCTACGCCGTCAACGCCGGCCATGTGGTGGAGAGCGCGCTGGGCTACTTCATCAACCCCCTGGTCAGCGTGCTGTTCGGCGTTCTGGTCTTCCGCGAGCGGCTGCGCAGGTGGCAGTGGATCGCGGTAGGGCTGGGCGCGCTCGCGGTCCTCATCCTGACGCTCGACTACGGGCGTCTCCCCTGGATCGCCCTCGTGCTCGCCTTCAGCTTCGGCACGTACGGCCTGATCAAGAAGGCCGCGGGGGTGGGCAGCGCGGAGAGCCTGACCATCGAGACGCTCGTGCTGCTGCTGCCGGCCCTGGGCTACCTGCTCTTCCTGCAGGCGGACGGCACGGGGACCTTCGCCAATCACGGCCTCGGCCACGCGCTGCTGCTGGTGACGGCCGGCCTCATCACCGCGGTGCCGCTGATGCTCTTCACGGCCGCCGCGCTGCGGGTTCCGCTCACCGTCATCGGCCTGCTCCAGTACATCGCCCCCGTGCTGCAGTTCCTGTGCGGGGTGCTGATCGCCCACGAGACGATGCCGGCCAGCCGGTGGGCCGGGTTCGTGGTCGTCTGGCTCGCACTGAGCGTCTTCACCTGGGACAGCATCCGCGCCGCCCGTACGTCCCGCCAGGAACGTACGGCGGCGGCGCTCGAGACCGTCTGA
- a CDS encoding LLM class flavin-dependent oxidoreductase — MSKEFRFGIVAGLAPDAAAWTATARRAEDLGYSTLLVPDTLGTLPPLLAMTAAATVTTTLRVGTFVLAAPYRNPPQLAHELAGLDFLSGGRLEVGVGAGRPAAEEEARALGMPYGTAGERVALVRSVIGEVRAAFAGSRTTVQRQGPPIMVAGAGPRMLALAAEEADTVALAVPPATSEEGLRGPVGALREMAGARFDDIELSMNLLQVGEEPPPWVPGGLTAPSPDAAAVLRGSPREMAGTLLRRRDELGLSYITVNGFFADALAPVVELLAGR, encoded by the coding sequence ATGAGCAAGGAATTCCGTTTCGGGATCGTCGCCGGCCTGGCCCCCGACGCCGCCGCGTGGACGGCGACGGCCCGCCGTGCCGAGGACCTCGGCTACTCGACCCTGCTCGTCCCCGACACACTGGGGACGCTGCCGCCGCTGCTCGCGATGACCGCCGCGGCCACCGTCACGACGACGCTGCGCGTGGGCACGTTCGTGCTCGCCGCGCCCTACCGCAATCCCCCACAGCTCGCGCACGAGCTCGCCGGGCTCGACTTCCTGTCGGGCGGACGGCTGGAGGTCGGCGTGGGGGCCGGCCGGCCCGCCGCCGAGGAGGAGGCCCGGGCGCTCGGCATGCCGTACGGCACGGCGGGCGAGCGCGTGGCGCTGGTGCGGTCGGTGATCGGCGAGGTGCGGGCGGCCTTCGCCGGGAGCAGGACCACCGTGCAACGTCAGGGGCCGCCCATCATGGTCGCGGGGGCCGGTCCCCGCATGCTGGCGCTGGCCGCGGAGGAGGCGGACACCGTCGCGCTCGCCGTACCCCCCGCCACGTCGGAGGAGGGCCTGCGCGGGCCCGTCGGCGCGCTACGGGAGATGGCCGGGGCGAGGTTCGACGACATCGAGCTGAGCATGAACCTGCTCCAGGTGGGCGAGGAACCGCCCCCGTGGGTGCCCGGCGGGCTGACCGCCCCGTCGCCGGACGCCGCCGCCGTGCTGCGCGGCTCGCCCCGCGAGATGGCCGGCACGCTGCTGCGCCGCCGCGACGAGCTGGGCCTGTCCTACATCACCGTCAACGGCTTCTTCGCCGACGCCCTCGCCCCCGTCGTCGAACTCCTCGCGGGCCGCTGA
- a CDS encoding RrF2 family transcriptional regulator — MKLPASTEWVLHCATTLAQLEPGATASAAQLADYYDVPAPYLAKQLQALVRAGVLTAMTGPRGGFRLARAASDITLLQIVEAVDGASSPYECREIRQQGRGALPPEDCRRICVIAEKMTDAHRAWRSSLAGVTLADILAELPEWAPARTRSRLSATR, encoded by the coding sequence ATGAAGCTGCCTGCGAGCACAGAGTGGGTGTTGCACTGCGCCACGACGCTGGCGCAGCTCGAGCCGGGAGCCACCGCGTCGGCGGCGCAACTGGCGGATTATTACGACGTTCCCGCTCCCTACCTGGCCAAGCAGCTACAGGCGCTCGTCCGGGCCGGTGTGCTGACCGCGATGACGGGCCCGCGCGGTGGCTTCCGGCTCGCGCGGGCGGCTTCCGACATCACGTTGCTGCAGATCGTCGAGGCGGTCGACGGCGCCTCCTCGCCGTACGAGTGCCGCGAGATCCGCCAGCAGGGACGGGGGGCGCTGCCCCCCGAGGACTGCCGGCGCATCTGCGTCATCGCCGAGAAGATGACCGACGCGCACCGCGCGTGGCGGAGCAGCCTCGCCGGGGTGACGCTCGCCGACATCCTCGCCGAGCTGCCCGAGTGGGCGCCTGCCCGCACCCGGTCACGCCTGTCGGCCACACGCTGA
- a CDS encoding SDR family oxidoreductase, with protein MRIAVAGATGNIGKLTVAALERDGHDVVRVSRSLGVDLLTGEGLDKALDGVEAVVDAISSEATDRDESVRYFGTTTTNLLAAEERAGVRHHVLLSIIGIHGVEGNAHYAGKREQERLVSAGRVPWTIVPVAQFHDFAGMVASWTEQDGVATIAPLLVQPIAPADVADVLAEIAVGDPQGRHADVAGPEPQDLVDMARRTLAARGRTVKLVPTWAGLFGTEMAGDVLLPGKGARIAPTTFDEWLATQK; from the coding sequence ATGAGAATCGCAGTCGCCGGCGCGACCGGGAACATCGGCAAGCTCACCGTCGCCGCCCTCGAACGGGACGGCCACGACGTCGTACGCGTCAGCCGCTCGCTCGGCGTGGACCTGCTGACGGGCGAGGGGCTCGACAAGGCCCTGGACGGTGTCGAGGCCGTCGTCGACGCGATCAGCTCGGAGGCGACCGACCGGGACGAGTCTGTGAGGTATTTCGGCACGACCACCACGAACCTGCTCGCCGCCGAGGAACGGGCGGGCGTCCGCCACCACGTGCTGCTCTCGATCATCGGCATCCACGGAGTGGAGGGCAACGCCCACTACGCCGGCAAGCGCGAGCAGGAGCGCCTGGTCTCCGCGGGTCGAGTGCCATGGACGATCGTGCCGGTCGCGCAGTTCCACGACTTCGCCGGGATGGTGGCGAGCTGGACCGAGCAGGACGGCGTCGCCACGATCGCGCCGCTGCTGGTGCAGCCGATCGCGCCCGCCGACGTGGCCGACGTCCTCGCGGAGATCGCGGTGGGCGATCCGCAGGGGCGCCACGCCGACGTGGCCGGTCCCGAGCCGCAGGACCTCGTCGACATGGCCCGGCGCACCCTCGCGGCACGCGGCCGGACGGTCAAGCTCGTGCCGACCTGGGCGGGACTCTTCGGGACGGAGATGGCCGGCGACGTGCTGCTGCCCGGGAAGGGCGCCCGCATCGCGCCGACCACCTTCGACGAGTGGCTCGCCACTCAGAAGTAG
- a CDS encoding polyprenyl synthetase family protein, producing MAAPPVVDIPLVDERLADDLAGGLAAVEKLLRSSVESEDAFVTQTSRHLIEAGGKRFRAMLVLLAAQFGNPDAPGIVPGAVVIELTHLATLYHDDVMDEAPVRRGSPSANARWDNTVAILTGDYLFAQASEILADLGAELIRIQARTFSRLVRGQIRETIGPAEGSDAIAHYIGVLADKTGSLIATSGRFGAMLAGAPAEVVDRLTDACEAIGVAWQLGDDLIDVAAPTADSGKTPGTDLREGVRTLPVLYALTSDDPADERLRALLSGPVAEEDVEEALTLLRAHRAMDQARDELTRWIGRAKAALAGLPDIPARTALIALCDYVVERTG from the coding sequence ATGGCCGCGCCGCCCGTTGTGGACATTCCTCTCGTAGACGAGCGGCTGGCCGACGACCTCGCAGGCGGGCTCGCGGCGGTGGAGAAGCTGCTGCGCTCGTCGGTCGAGAGCGAGGACGCCTTCGTCACCCAGACGTCCAGGCACCTCATCGAGGCGGGCGGCAAGCGGTTCCGGGCGATGCTCGTGCTGCTGGCCGCCCAGTTCGGCAACCCCGACGCCCCGGGCATCGTGCCCGGGGCCGTCGTCATCGAGCTGACCCATCTGGCCACGCTCTACCACGACGACGTGATGGACGAGGCTCCGGTGCGCCGGGGCTCCCCGTCCGCCAACGCCCGGTGGGACAACACCGTGGCCATCCTCACCGGCGACTACCTGTTCGCCCAGGCGTCGGAGATCCTCGCCGACCTCGGCGCCGAGCTCATCCGGATCCAGGCGCGTACGTTCTCCCGCCTGGTGCGCGGCCAGATCCGCGAGACGATCGGGCCCGCCGAGGGCTCCGACGCGATCGCCCACTACATCGGCGTGCTGGCCGACAAGACCGGCTCCCTGATCGCCACCTCGGGCCGCTTCGGCGCCATGCTCGCCGGCGCGCCCGCCGAGGTGGTCGACCGCCTGACCGACGCCTGCGAGGCGATCGGCGTGGCCTGGCAGCTCGGCGACGACCTGATCGACGTGGCCGCGCCCACGGCCGACTCGGGCAAGACCCCCGGCACCGACCTGCGTGAGGGCGTCCGCACGCTTCCCGTGCTGTACGCCCTGACCTCCGACGACCCCGCGGACGAGCGGCTGCGCGCCCTGCTGTCCGGGCCGGTGGCCGAGGAGGACGTCGAGGAGGCGCTGACGCTGCTGCGGGCCCACCGGGCCATGGACCAGGCCCGCGACGAGCTCACCCGCTGGATCGGCCGGGCCAAGGCCGCCCTCGCCGGCCTGCCCGACATCCCCGCTCGCACGGCCCTGATCGCGCTGTGCGACTACGTCGTCGAGCGCACCGGCTGA
- the nuoN gene encoding NADH-quinone oxidoreductase subunit NuoN has protein sequence MNGTIEAPTIEYALLAPLLVVFGAAIVGVLVEAFAPRYLRSAIHLPLTLLSLAGAFALAVWQAVKGVPTKPAAMGAVAVDGPALFIWGTILILAFVSVLLIKDEEHFVGSAAAVPGSAEEEQSLVERAAHTEVYPLLLFAVGGMLLFPAANDLLVAFVALEVMSLPLYLLCGLARRRRLLSQEAAVKYFLLGAFSSAFFLYGTALLYGFAGSVDLVKINQALGAVGGQDTLLYIGAAMLGVGLLFKIGAAPFQAWKPDVYQGSPTPITALMASGTLVAAFGALLRVFWVGLGGLDWDWRPVLYGVAILTMVVGAVLAITQTDIKRMLAYSSIAHGGFLLIGVIATGHTQAENTSALSGLLFYLVAYGFTTVGAFAVVTMVRDAGGEAWHLSRWAGLGKRSPLLAGVFAFFLLAFAGIPLTSGFFGKYAVFQAAVANGATPLVIIGVVASAVAAFFYVRVIVLMFFSDPAADGPSVVLPSRGTAAVVGVAALATVVLGVYPQPVLDLAHTAAQSLFVR, from the coding sequence GTGAACGGCACCATTGAGGCGCCCACGATCGAGTACGCCCTGCTGGCGCCGCTGCTCGTCGTCTTCGGCGCGGCGATCGTCGGCGTGCTTGTGGAGGCGTTCGCCCCGCGCTACCTGCGCTCGGCGATCCACCTGCCGCTCACGCTGCTGTCGCTGGCCGGCGCGTTCGCGCTGGCCGTCTGGCAGGCGGTCAAGGGCGTGCCGACCAAGCCCGCCGCGATGGGCGCGGTGGCCGTGGACGGCCCGGCCCTGTTCATCTGGGGCACGATCCTCATCCTCGCCTTCGTGAGCGTGCTGCTCATCAAGGACGAGGAGCACTTCGTCGGCTCCGCCGCGGCCGTGCCGGGCTCGGCCGAGGAGGAGCAGTCGCTGGTCGAGCGGGCCGCGCACACCGAGGTCTACCCGCTGCTGCTGTTCGCGGTCGGCGGCATGCTGCTGTTCCCGGCGGCCAACGACCTGCTCGTGGCGTTCGTCGCCCTCGAGGTCATGTCGCTGCCGCTGTACCTGCTGTGCGGCCTGGCCCGGCGCCGCCGCCTGCTGTCGCAGGAGGCCGCGGTCAAGTACTTCCTGCTGGGCGCGTTCTCCTCGGCCTTCTTCCTGTACGGCACGGCCCTGCTCTACGGCTTCGCCGGGTCGGTCGACCTCGTGAAGATCAACCAGGCGCTCGGCGCGGTCGGCGGCCAGGACACGCTGCTCTACATCGGCGCGGCCATGCTCGGCGTCGGTCTGCTGTTCAAGATCGGCGCGGCGCCGTTCCAGGCGTGGAAGCCGGACGTCTACCAGGGCTCGCCCACGCCCATCACCGCGCTGATGGCCTCCGGCACCCTGGTGGCCGCCTTCGGCGCGCTGCTGCGGGTGTTCTGGGTCGGTCTCGGCGGTCTCGACTGGGACTGGCGTCCGGTGCTGTACGGTGTGGCGATTCTCACGATGGTGGTCGGCGCGGTCCTCGCGATCACGCAGACCGACATCAAGCGGATGCTCGCCTACTCGTCCATCGCGCACGGCGGCTTCCTGCTCATCGGCGTGATCGCCACCGGCCACACCCAGGCCGAGAACACCTCGGCCCTGTCCGGCCTGCTGTTCTACCTGGTGGCGTACGGCTTCACCACGGTGGGCGCGTTCGCGGTCGTCACCATGGTCCGCGACGCGGGCGGCGAGGCGTGGCACCTGTCCCGCTGGGCCGGTCTCGGCAAGCGCTCGCCGCTGCTGGCCGGAGTCTTCGCGTTCTTCCTGCTGGCCTTCGCCGGTATCCCGCTGACCAGCGGGTTCTTCGGGAAGTACGCGGTCTTCCAGGCGGCCGTCGCCAACGGCGCCACGCCGCTGGTCATCATCGGTGTGGTCGCCTCGGCCGTCGCCGCGTTCTTCTACGTCCGTGTGATCGTGCTGATGTTCTTCAGCGACCCGGCCGCCGACGGCCCGTCCGTCGTGCTGCCCTCGCGGGGGACCGCGGCGGTCGTCGGTGTCGCGGCATTGGCTACGGTAGTTCTCGGGGTTTATCCCCAGCCCGTGCTGGACCTCGCGCACACGGCAGCACAGTCCCTGTTCGTCCGATAG
- a CDS encoding NADH-quinone oxidoreductase subunit M, with protein sequence MPWLSTLMGVSVLGALGVTLVRNDKLAKQFTLVVSLIVLALTVAMAVQFSPNGDKFQFAETYDWIPAFGVHYGVAVDGIALVLILLSVILVPIVVLASWHDAEAGKRSVRTYFSLLLVLEAMMIGVFAATDVFLFYVFFEAMLIPMYFMIGSYGGAQRSYAAVKFLLYSLFGGLLMLVAVIALYSIAGKGTFMFSDLVGTIQDVTTQKWLFLGFFIAFAIKAPLWPFHTWLPDAAAQAPAGAAVLLVGVLDKVGTYGMLRFCLELFPDAAKFFTPLVITLSVIGIVYGAIVAIGQTDMKRLIAYTSVSHFGFIAMGVFAMTTSAGAGATLYMVNHGFSTGALFLIAGFLIYRRGSQFIADYGGVQKVAPILAGTFLVAGLSSLSLPGLSTFVSEFMVLTGTYQRYVVPAVIATVGVILAAIYILWMYQRTMNGPTAESVKSLPDLNAREKWVVAPLVALLLVFGFYPKPLLDVINPAVKDTLSSVSVTDPQPAVPVAQEGQ encoded by the coding sequence ATGCCCTGGCTTTCAACCCTGATGGGCGTGTCCGTACTCGGCGCGCTGGGCGTGACCCTTGTCCGCAACGACAAGCTCGCCAAGCAGTTCACCCTCGTGGTGTCGCTGATCGTGCTGGCGCTGACCGTCGCCATGGCGGTCCAGTTCAGCCCGAACGGCGACAAGTTCCAGTTCGCCGAGACGTACGACTGGATTCCCGCGTTCGGCGTCCACTACGGCGTCGCCGTGGACGGCATCGCCCTGGTGCTGATCCTGCTGTCGGTGATCCTCGTGCCGATCGTGGTGCTCGCCTCCTGGCATGACGCCGAGGCCGGCAAGCGCTCGGTCCGGACGTACTTCTCGCTGCTGCTCGTGCTCGAGGCCATGATGATCGGCGTCTTCGCGGCGACCGACGTCTTCCTCTTCTACGTCTTCTTCGAAGCCATGCTGATCCCGATGTACTTCATGATCGGGTCGTACGGCGGGGCGCAGCGGTCGTACGCGGCCGTGAAGTTCCTGCTGTACTCGCTGTTCGGCGGGCTTCTGATGCTGGTGGCGGTGATCGCGCTCTACTCGATCGCCGGCAAGGGCACGTTCATGTTCTCCGACCTGGTCGGGACCATCCAGGACGTGACGACGCAGAAGTGGCTGTTCCTCGGCTTCTTCATCGCCTTCGCGATCAAGGCGCCGCTGTGGCCGTTCCACACCTGGCTGCCGGACGCCGCCGCCCAGGCCCCGGCCGGTGCGGCCGTCCTGCTGGTCGGCGTGCTGGACAAGGTCGGCACGTACGGCATGCTGCGCTTCTGCCTCGAGCTGTTCCCCGACGCCGCGAAGTTCTTCACGCCGCTGGTCATCACGCTGTCGGTGATCGGCATCGTGTACGGCGCGATCGTGGCCATCGGGCAGACCGACATGAAGCGGCTCATCGCCTACACCTCGGTGTCGCACTTCGGCTTCATCGCGATGGGCGTGTTCGCGATGACCACCAGCGCGGGCGCGGGCGCCACGCTCTACATGGTCAACCACGGCTTCTCGACCGGTGCGCTGTTCCTGATCGCGGGCTTCCTCATCTACCGCAGGGGCTCGCAGTTCATCGCCGACTACGGCGGCGTGCAGAAGGTCGCCCCGATCCTCGCCGGGACGTTCCTGGTGGCCGGTCTGTCCAGCCTCTCGCTGCCCGGGCTCAGCACGTTCGTCAGCGAGTTCATGGTGCTGACCGGCACCTACCAGCGGTACGTCGTCCCGGCGGTGATCGCGACGGTCGGCGTCATCCTCGCCGCGATCTACATCCTGTGGATGTACCAGCGGACGATGAACGGCCCGACGGCCGAGTCGGTCAAGTCGCTGCCCGACCTGAACGCCCGGGAGAAGTGGGTGGTGGCGCCGCTCGTCGCGCTGCTGCTGGTGTTCGGCTTCTATCCGAAGCCGCTGCTCGACGTGATCAATCCCGCCGTGAAGGACACGCTGTCCAGTGTGTCGGTCACGGACCCGCAGCCGGCCGTACCCGTTGCTCAGGAGGGCCAGTAG
- the nuoL gene encoding NADH-quinone oxidoreductase subunit L codes for MIALPLVGAAVLLLGGRRTDKFGHLLGVLMAVASFVVAALSFVQLLGFAPGERRRGIELYDFIPGLAKVGLLVDPLSISFCLLITFVGSLIHIYSIGYMAHDPNRRRFFAYLNLFVAAMLLLVLADNYVALFVGWEGVGLASYLLIGFWQHKPSAATAAKKAFIVNRVGDFGLLIGIFTIFATFHTLAFDGVLANADKASSGTLTAIGLLLLVGACGKSAQLPLQSWLLDAMEGPTPVSALIHAATMVTAGVYLIVRSGPIFIGTETAQLVVTIVGVATLLAGAIIGTAKDDIKKALAGSTMSQIGYMVLAAGIGPAGYAFAIAHLITHGFFKADMFLGAGSVMHAMNDEVDMRKYGALRKVMPLTFWTFLIGYLAIIGFPLLSGYFTKDGIIETVMEHNAVLGWLAVLGAGITGFYMSRLVFMTFFGTKRWEPTAHPHESPAVMTVPLIVLSIGAVVLGWFLIMGNRFMTFLAPAVGAPEEMPSFHPFSVPGLATLALVAIGAAFAWMKYGRAEVPAVAPRGSFLTTFARRDLYGDALNEALFMRPGQWLTRLAVFFDNRGVDGLVNGLAAGIGGTSGRLRRVQTGFVRSYALSIFLGAAVLAGAWLVVGNL; via the coding sequence ATGATCGCTCTGCCCCTGGTGGGAGCCGCGGTCCTCCTGCTGGGCGGCCGGAGGACCGACAAGTTCGGCCATCTGCTGGGCGTGCTCATGGCCGTCGCGTCCTTCGTGGTGGCGGCGCTGTCGTTCGTACAGCTCCTCGGCTTCGCCCCGGGCGAGCGCCGCCGCGGGATCGAGCTGTACGACTTCATCCCGGGCCTGGCGAAGGTGGGCCTGCTGGTCGACCCGCTGTCGATCTCGTTCTGCCTGCTGATCACGTTCGTGGGCTCACTGATCCACATCTACTCGATCGGCTACATGGCGCACGACCCGAACAGGCGGCGGTTCTTCGCCTACCTCAACCTGTTCGTCGCGGCGATGCTCCTGCTGGTGCTGGCCGACAACTACGTGGCCCTGTTCGTCGGCTGGGAGGGCGTCGGCCTCGCGTCGTACCTGCTGATCGGGTTCTGGCAGCACAAGCCGTCGGCGGCGACCGCGGCCAAGAAGGCGTTCATCGTCAACCGCGTCGGCGACTTCGGCCTGCTGATCGGCATCTTCACGATCTTCGCGACGTTCCACACGCTGGCCTTCGACGGCGTCCTGGCGAACGCCGACAAGGCGTCCTCCGGCACGCTCACGGCGATCGGCCTGCTGCTTCTGGTCGGCGCCTGCGGCAAGTCGGCCCAGCTCCCGCTGCAGTCCTGGCTCCTCGACGCGATGGAGGGCCCGACCCCGGTCTCGGCCCTCATCCACGCGGCGACCATGGTCACCGCCGGCGTCTACCTGATCGTCCGGTCCGGCCCGATCTTCATCGGCACCGAGACCGCGCAGCTCGTGGTGACGATCGTCGGCGTCGCGACGCTGCTCGCCGGTGCGATCATCGGTACCGCCAAGGACGACATCAAGAAGGCGCTGGCCGGTTCGACGATGTCGCAGATCGGCTACATGGTGCTCGCCGCGGGCATCGGCCCGGCGGGCTACGCCTTCGCGATCGCGCACCTGATCACGCACGGCTTCTTCAAGGCCGACATGTTCCTCGGCGCGGGCTCGGTCATGCACGCCATGAACGACGAAGTGGACATGCGGAAGTACGGCGCGCTGCGCAAGGTCATGCCGCTCACGTTCTGGACGTTCCTCATCGGCTACCTGGCGATCATCGGGTTCCCGCTGCTGTCCGGTTACTTCACCAAGGACGGCATCATCGAGACCGTCATGGAGCACAACGCCGTCCTCGGCTGGCTGGCCGTGCTCGGCGCGGGCATCACCGGCTTCTACATGTCGCGCCTGGTGTTCATGACGTTCTTCGGCACCAAGCGCTGGGAGCCCACGGCCCACCCGCACGAGTCGCCCGCCGTCATGACGGTCCCGCTGATCGTCCTGTCGATCGGCGCGGTCGTCCTGGGCTGGTTCCTCATCATGGGCAACCGGTTCATGACCTTCCTCGCGCCGGCCGTCGGCGCGCCGGAGGAGATGCCCTCGTTCCACCCGTTCAGCGTCCCCGGCCTGGCCACGCTCGCGCTCGTCGCGATCGGCGCGGCCTTCGCCTGGATGAAGTACGGCAGGGCCGAGGTGCCCGCGGTCGCCCCGCGCGGCTCGTTCCTCACCACCTTCGCCCGTCGTGACCTGTACGGCGACGCCCTGAACGAGGCGCTGTTCATGCGCCCCGGCCAGTGGCTGACCCGCCTGGCCGTGTTCTTCGACAACCGCGGCGTCGACGGCCTCGTGAACGGCCTCGCCGCGGGCATCGGCGGCACGTCCGGGCGCCTGCGCCGGGTCCAGACCGGGTTCGTCCGCTCGTACGCGCTGTCGATATTCCTGGGTGCCGCCGTCCTGGCCGGTGCCTGGCTCGTCGTAGGGAACCTGTGA
- the nuoK gene encoding NADH-quinone oxidoreductase subunit NuoK translates to MTTHYLVLSALLFAIGGVGVLVRRNAIVVFMCVELMLNACNLAFVTFARQNGNLDGQLIAFFVMIVAAAEVVIGLAIIVTIFRTRRSASVDDVSLLKY, encoded by the coding sequence GTGACCACGCACTACCTGGTGCTCTCCGCGCTGCTGTTCGCCATCGGCGGCGTCGGCGTGCTCGTACGGCGCAACGCCATCGTGGTGTTCATGTGCGTCGAGCTCATGCTCAACGCCTGCAACCTGGCGTTCGTCACCTTCGCCCGGCAGAACGGCAACCTCGACGGCCAGCTCATCGCGTTCTTCGTGATGATCGTGGCCGCCGCCGAGGTGGTCATCGGCCTGGCCATCATCGTGACGATCTTCCGAACCCGCAGGTCCGCGTCGGTCGACGACGTCAGCCTGCTGAAGTACTAA